Below is a genomic region from Acidobacteriota bacterium.
CCGCGTCGCACGAGAGCCGCGTTATATTGTTTCCAGTTGCGGAGGCGATAAGTGCGTTTGGTGTTTTTTTTCTTCACAAATCAAGAATACCAGCACTATCGTCTCCCTGCTTTATGCAACAAAGCCACGATGAAGTATGAACGATGAACGATGAACGGTTAAAAATCACCGTGATTTTTTCACCTTTTTTACTGAGGCGACGAATATAGAAGTCAATTCTTCTGCCTCTTTTAATAAATTATTCAAGCGAATTTCTTTAACTATCTCGGCTTCGACTAAAAGTTCCATCCAGTAGACTGTCTCTTCCAATTCCTGAAGTCCACCTTCAATTTTACTGATGAATTCTGCTGCTGAACGAGCACGCCTTGCTTCATGATAGTGTGCGC
It encodes:
- a CDS encoding four helix bundle protein; this translates as MNDELKEHHLDLEKRDLRKRTKSFALRIVRLYSSLPKTTEAQVLGKQILRSGTSVGAHYHEARRARSAAEFISKIEGGLQELEETVYWMELLVEAEIVKEIRLNNLLKEAEELTSIFVASVKKVKKSR